The Mugil cephalus isolate CIBA_MC_2020 chromosome 19, CIBA_Mcephalus_1.1, whole genome shotgun sequence genome has a window encoding:
- the glis3 gene encoding zinc finger protein GLIS3 isoform X1 encodes MSGKGCQLLSPCSMPPSLSIMRGHQPQSIRMSSPQRTNFSPSSGRMEKVKRGAVRSLTSGKQSGSHVVLPNLNLRRQVLINGKHQTSPTASPHQQPPAYHPQNPTGATAAQTRLCSSNKSFKDCSVPGLPMDVFGQAAAVNLKVTSNPVSFVTCQPYTTGPSAAHPPSQSYSVPIPHTDARSLLSRESLASTTLSLFETQSMFSGRHEWPYGYRVLPPLGLPQCSAQASEGGEQISISPGTAMSGTTISGGTSTSASLPSYLFAGEAGSPRQSRAKKRALSMSPLSDVMGTDFNSIIRTSPTSLVAYINGSRSSPASHATLSPVQSDSYGHLLGVRGRCIPQTHPSNAPGPSQALAPQSECDRMQMLEEGGGLEGQMANMVVEQQCLPDEGGSPEKNSHRHSQTTNNTLPRLQLEPALLTTVQEAAIPQGPPPPYHSHQHTHISRHHSKIKTPSNDPATKALMVPPRHGVSFLPQIPMLEEEEGEFEDYGTHCCRWLDCSAVYDQKEELVRHIEKLHVDQRKAEDFTCYWMGCPRNFKPFNARYKLLIHMRVHSGEKPNKCSFEGCKKAFSRLENLKIHLRSHTGEKPYLCQHPGCHKAFSNSSDRAKHQRTHLDTKPYACQVPGCAKRYTDPSSLRKHMKSHSTKERQLRKKIKSAADVTQETLTDCLTIHPLQPSLSPLARLDNNLIPSPGASHDSYSAAPQGQDSYSGPHLALLFSLQENCRVVDPSPHQLFPGDQCGPCSSTCLPRPPNGTSLQNNCDLKQPLDLVDHSPGTRSFVITIILSKPSRCTDVNTVVPKGRFFCEKKKKKKEKKNQASFISEGAISKRVGGLTVCLEQIFSHAH; translated from the exons ATGAGTGGGAAAGGTTGTCAGCTCCTGTCTCCTTGCAGCATGCCCCCGTCACTGAGCATAATGAGAGGGCACCAGCCCCAGTCTATCAGGATGTCTTCCCCGCAACGGACCAACTTTAGTCCTTCCTCAGGGAGAATGGAGAAGGTAAAAAGAGGGGCCGTGCGTTCCTTAACCTCCGGGAAACAGAGCGGAAGTCACGTTGTCCTGCCAAACCTGAACCTCCGCCGACAGGTGTTGATTAATGGAAAACATCAGACTTCACCGACTGCATCCCCACACCAGCAACCGCCTGCTTATCACCCTCAGAATCCAACGGGGGCGACTGCCGCACAGACAAGACTCTGCTCTTCTAATAAAAGCTTCAAAG ATTGCTCTGTGCCTGGGCTGCCCATGGATGTATTTGGTCAGGCAGCTGCTGTTAATCTAAAAGTGACCAGTAATCCCGTGAGCTTTGTCACATGTCAGCCATACACCACAGGACCTTCAGCGGCTCATCCTCCATCACAGTCTTACAGCGTGCCCATTCCGCACACCGATGCCAG ATCCTTACTTTCCAGAGAATCCCTGGCATCCACTACCCTCAGTCTGTTTGAAACGCAGTCAATGTTTAGTGGCAGACACGAGTGGCCATATGGTTACCGTGTGCTTCCTCCCCTGGGACTACCTCAGTGCTCTGCCCAGGCCAGCGAGGGTGGTGAACAGATCAGCATTTCCCCTGGCACGGCCATGTCGGGCACGACCATATCAGGCGGCACGAGCACCTCCGCCTCCCTGCCCTCGTACCTCTTTGCAGGGGAGGCCGGAAGCCCGAGACAGTCTCGCGCTAAGAAGAGGGCCCTCTCCATGTCGCCTCTGTCGGACGTCATGGGCACTGACTTCAACTCCATCATACGCACCTCGCCTACCTCACTCGTGGCGTATATCAATGGCTCCCGCAGCTCTCCGGCCTCCCACGCCACGCTCTCGCCTGTTCAGTCGGACAGTTACGGTCACTTGCTGGGGGTGCGAGGCCGCTGCATCCCCCAGACCCACCCCAGCAACGCGCCAGGTCCTTCACAGGCTCTGGCCCCACAATCGGAGTGTGACCGTATGCAGATGCTTGAAGAGGGAGGGGGTCTTGAGGGCCAGATGGCTAACATGGTGGTGGAGCAGCAGTGCCTCCCAGATGAAGGAGGGTCGCCGGAAAAAAATTCACACAGGCACAGCCAAACAACCAACAATACGCTTCCACGCCTACAATTAGAGCCAGCTCTGCTGACCACAGTCCAAGAAGCTGCCATTCCACAGGGGCCTCCGCCACCCTACCACTCACACCAGCACACCCACATCTCCAGGCATCATAGCAAAATAAAGACCCCTTCTAACGACCCCGCCACAAAAGCTCTCATGGTTCCTCCCAGGCACGGGGTCAGCTTTTTACCCCAAATCCCAAtgctggaggaagaagaaggagagttTGAGGACTATGGGACCCACTGCTGCAGGTGGTTGGACTGCAGTGCAGTCTATGACCAAAAGGAGGAGCTGGTAAGGCACATAGAAAAGCTACATGTGGACCAACGGAAAGCCGAGGATTTTACTTGTTACTGGATGGGCTGTCCGCGCAACTTCAAGCCCTTCAACGCCCGATACAAGCTTCTCATCCACATGAGGGTCCATTCGGGAGAGAAACCCAACAAGTGTTCG TTCGAGGGCTGCAAGAAGGCTTTCTCCCGGCTGGAGAATCTAAAGATCCACCTGCGCAGCCACACGGGGGAGAAGCCCTATCTCTGTCAGCACCCGGGATGCCACAAGGCCTTCAGCAACTCCAGTGACAGAGCTAAGCACCAGCGCACACACCTGGACACT AAGCCGTACGCGTGCCAGGTGCCCGGCTGTGCAAAGCGCTACACCGATCCCAGCTCGTTGAGGAAACACATGAAGTCCCACTCAACTAAAGAGCGACAGTTGCGGAAGAAG ATTAAGTCCGCGGCTGATGTGACCCAAGAGACGCTCACAGACTGTTTGACCATCCACCCTCTGCAGCCGAGTCTTTCTCCTCTGGCAAGGCTAGACAACAACTTGATCCCGTCCCCTGGTGCTTCCCATGACTCATACTCCG CTGCTCCACAGGGACAAGACTCCTACAGCGGTCCTCACCTGGCTCTGTTGTTCTCCTTACAGGAAAATTGCAG GGTTGTTGATCCTTCCCCTCACCAGCTCTTCCCGGGGGACCAGTGTGGGCCTTGCTCCTCCACCTGCCTCCCGCGTCCTCCCAATGGGACATCCCTGCAGAACAACTGTGATCTGAAGCAGCCTCTTGATTTGGTTGATCACAGCCCAGGTACTCGGAGCTTTGTAATCACAATAATCTTGTCGAAACCATCTCGCTGCACAGATGTAAACACAGTTGTGCCAAAGGGGAGGTTcttctgtgaaaaaaagaaaaaaaaaaaagaaaagaagaatcagGCAAGTTTCATATCTGAAGGGGCTATTAGCAAACGTGTGGGCGGTTTGACAGTCTGTTTGGAACAGATTTTCTCACATGCACATTAA
- the glis3 gene encoding zinc finger protein GLIS3 isoform X2 has translation MSGKGCQLLSPCSMPPSLSIMRGHQPQSIRMSSPQRTNFSPSSGRMEKVKRGAVRSLTSGKQSGSHVVLPNLNLRRQVLINGKHQTSPTASPHQQPPAYHPQNPTGATAAQTRLCSSNKSFKDCSVPGLPMDVFGQAAAVNLKVTSNPVSFVTCQPYTTGPSAAHPPSQSYSVPIPHTDARSLLSRESLASTTLSLFETQSMFSGRHEWPYGYRVLPPLGLPQCSAQASEGGEQISISPGTAMSGTTISGGTSTSASLPSYLFAGEAGSPRQSRAKKRALSMSPLSDVMGTDFNSIIRTSPTSLVAYINGSRSSPASHATLSPVQSDSYGHLLGVRGRCIPQTHPSNAPGPSQALAPQSECDRMQMLEEGGGLEGQMANMVVEQQCLPDEGGSPEKNSHRHSQTTNNTLPRLQLEPALLTTVQEAAIPQGPPPPYHSHQHTHISRHHSKIKTPSNDPATKALMVPPRHGVSFLPQIPMLEEEEGEFEDYGTHCCRWLDCSAVYDQKEELVRHIEKLHVDQRKAEDFTCYWMGCPRNFKPFNARYKLLIHMRVHSGEKPNKCSFEGCKKAFSRLENLKIHLRSHTGEKPYLCQHPGCHKAFSNSSDRAKHQRTHLDTKPYACQVPGCAKRYTDPSSLRKHMKSHSTKERQLRKKIKSAADVTQETLTDCLTIHPLQPSLSPLARLDNNLIPSPGASHDSYSAAPQGQDSYSGPHLALLFSLQENCRVVDPSPHQLFPGDQCGPCSSTCLPRPPNGTSLQNNCDLKQPLDLVDHSPGFGVHVQAEHAAANQELHGGDFFNVVDHCTSQVSCIYTEG, from the exons ATGAGTGGGAAAGGTTGTCAGCTCCTGTCTCCTTGCAGCATGCCCCCGTCACTGAGCATAATGAGAGGGCACCAGCCCCAGTCTATCAGGATGTCTTCCCCGCAACGGACCAACTTTAGTCCTTCCTCAGGGAGAATGGAGAAGGTAAAAAGAGGGGCCGTGCGTTCCTTAACCTCCGGGAAACAGAGCGGAAGTCACGTTGTCCTGCCAAACCTGAACCTCCGCCGACAGGTGTTGATTAATGGAAAACATCAGACTTCACCGACTGCATCCCCACACCAGCAACCGCCTGCTTATCACCCTCAGAATCCAACGGGGGCGACTGCCGCACAGACAAGACTCTGCTCTTCTAATAAAAGCTTCAAAG ATTGCTCTGTGCCTGGGCTGCCCATGGATGTATTTGGTCAGGCAGCTGCTGTTAATCTAAAAGTGACCAGTAATCCCGTGAGCTTTGTCACATGTCAGCCATACACCACAGGACCTTCAGCGGCTCATCCTCCATCACAGTCTTACAGCGTGCCCATTCCGCACACCGATGCCAG ATCCTTACTTTCCAGAGAATCCCTGGCATCCACTACCCTCAGTCTGTTTGAAACGCAGTCAATGTTTAGTGGCAGACACGAGTGGCCATATGGTTACCGTGTGCTTCCTCCCCTGGGACTACCTCAGTGCTCTGCCCAGGCCAGCGAGGGTGGTGAACAGATCAGCATTTCCCCTGGCACGGCCATGTCGGGCACGACCATATCAGGCGGCACGAGCACCTCCGCCTCCCTGCCCTCGTACCTCTTTGCAGGGGAGGCCGGAAGCCCGAGACAGTCTCGCGCTAAGAAGAGGGCCCTCTCCATGTCGCCTCTGTCGGACGTCATGGGCACTGACTTCAACTCCATCATACGCACCTCGCCTACCTCACTCGTGGCGTATATCAATGGCTCCCGCAGCTCTCCGGCCTCCCACGCCACGCTCTCGCCTGTTCAGTCGGACAGTTACGGTCACTTGCTGGGGGTGCGAGGCCGCTGCATCCCCCAGACCCACCCCAGCAACGCGCCAGGTCCTTCACAGGCTCTGGCCCCACAATCGGAGTGTGACCGTATGCAGATGCTTGAAGAGGGAGGGGGTCTTGAGGGCCAGATGGCTAACATGGTGGTGGAGCAGCAGTGCCTCCCAGATGAAGGAGGGTCGCCGGAAAAAAATTCACACAGGCACAGCCAAACAACCAACAATACGCTTCCACGCCTACAATTAGAGCCAGCTCTGCTGACCACAGTCCAAGAAGCTGCCATTCCACAGGGGCCTCCGCCACCCTACCACTCACACCAGCACACCCACATCTCCAGGCATCATAGCAAAATAAAGACCCCTTCTAACGACCCCGCCACAAAAGCTCTCATGGTTCCTCCCAGGCACGGGGTCAGCTTTTTACCCCAAATCCCAAtgctggaggaagaagaaggagagttTGAGGACTATGGGACCCACTGCTGCAGGTGGTTGGACTGCAGTGCAGTCTATGACCAAAAGGAGGAGCTGGTAAGGCACATAGAAAAGCTACATGTGGACCAACGGAAAGCCGAGGATTTTACTTGTTACTGGATGGGCTGTCCGCGCAACTTCAAGCCCTTCAACGCCCGATACAAGCTTCTCATCCACATGAGGGTCCATTCGGGAGAGAAACCCAACAAGTGTTCG TTCGAGGGCTGCAAGAAGGCTTTCTCCCGGCTGGAGAATCTAAAGATCCACCTGCGCAGCCACACGGGGGAGAAGCCCTATCTCTGTCAGCACCCGGGATGCCACAAGGCCTTCAGCAACTCCAGTGACAGAGCTAAGCACCAGCGCACACACCTGGACACT AAGCCGTACGCGTGCCAGGTGCCCGGCTGTGCAAAGCGCTACACCGATCCCAGCTCGTTGAGGAAACACATGAAGTCCCACTCAACTAAAGAGCGACAGTTGCGGAAGAAG ATTAAGTCCGCGGCTGATGTGACCCAAGAGACGCTCACAGACTGTTTGACCATCCACCCTCTGCAGCCGAGTCTTTCTCCTCTGGCAAGGCTAGACAACAACTTGATCCCGTCCCCTGGTGCTTCCCATGACTCATACTCCG CTGCTCCACAGGGACAAGACTCCTACAGCGGTCCTCACCTGGCTCTGTTGTTCTCCTTACAGGAAAATTGCAG GGTTGTTGATCCTTCCCCTCACCAGCTCTTCCCGGGGGACCAGTGTGGGCCTTGCTCCTCCACCTGCCTCCCGCGTCCTCCCAATGGGACATCCCTGCAGAACAACTGTGATCTGAAGCAGCCTCTTGATTTGGTTGATCACAGCCCAG GTTTTGGCGTCCACGTTCAAGCCGAGCACGCGGCTGCTAATCAAGAACTGCACGGAGGAGATTTCTTCAACGTGGTGGACCACTGTACGAGCCAGGTCTCCTGCATCTACACGgagggatga
- the glis3 gene encoding zinc finger protein GLIS3 isoform X3: MSGKGCQLLSPCSMPPSLSIMRGHQPQSIRMSSPQRTNFSPSSGRMEKVKRGAVRSLTSGKQSGSHVVLPNLNLRRQVLINGKHQTSPTASPHQQPPAYHPQNPTGATAAQTRLCSSNKSFKDCSVPGLPMDVFGQAAAVNLKVTSNPVSFVTCQPYTTGPSAAHPPSQSYSVPIPHTDARSLLSRESLASTTLSLFETQSMFSGRHEWPYGYRVLPPLGLPQCSAQASEGGEQISISPGTAMSGTTISGGTSTSASLPSYLFAGEAGSPRQSRAKKRALSMSPLSDVMGTDFNSIIRTSPTSLVAYINGSRSSPASHATLSPVQSDSYGHLLGVRGRCIPQTHPSNAPGPSQALAPQSECDRMQMLEEGGGLEGQMANMVVEQQCLPDEGGSPEKNSHRHSQTTNNTLPRLQLEPALLTTVQEAAIPQGPPPPYHSHQHTHISRHHSKIKTPSNDPATKALMVPPRHGVSFLPQIPMLEEEEGEFEDYGTHCCRWLDCSAVYDQKEELVRHIEKLHVDQRKAEDFTCYWMGCPRNFKPFNARYKLLIHMRVHSGEKPNKCSFEGCKKAFSRLENLKIHLRSHTGEKPYLCQHPGCHKAFSNSSDRAKHQRTHLDTKPYACQVPGCAKRYTDPSSLRKHMKSHSTKERQLRKKIKSAADVTQETLTDCLTIHPLQPSLSPLARLDNNLIPSPGASHDSYSAAPQGQDSYSGPHLALLFSLQENCRFWRPRSSRARGC; the protein is encoded by the exons ATGAGTGGGAAAGGTTGTCAGCTCCTGTCTCCTTGCAGCATGCCCCCGTCACTGAGCATAATGAGAGGGCACCAGCCCCAGTCTATCAGGATGTCTTCCCCGCAACGGACCAACTTTAGTCCTTCCTCAGGGAGAATGGAGAAGGTAAAAAGAGGGGCCGTGCGTTCCTTAACCTCCGGGAAACAGAGCGGAAGTCACGTTGTCCTGCCAAACCTGAACCTCCGCCGACAGGTGTTGATTAATGGAAAACATCAGACTTCACCGACTGCATCCCCACACCAGCAACCGCCTGCTTATCACCCTCAGAATCCAACGGGGGCGACTGCCGCACAGACAAGACTCTGCTCTTCTAATAAAAGCTTCAAAG ATTGCTCTGTGCCTGGGCTGCCCATGGATGTATTTGGTCAGGCAGCTGCTGTTAATCTAAAAGTGACCAGTAATCCCGTGAGCTTTGTCACATGTCAGCCATACACCACAGGACCTTCAGCGGCTCATCCTCCATCACAGTCTTACAGCGTGCCCATTCCGCACACCGATGCCAG ATCCTTACTTTCCAGAGAATCCCTGGCATCCACTACCCTCAGTCTGTTTGAAACGCAGTCAATGTTTAGTGGCAGACACGAGTGGCCATATGGTTACCGTGTGCTTCCTCCCCTGGGACTACCTCAGTGCTCTGCCCAGGCCAGCGAGGGTGGTGAACAGATCAGCATTTCCCCTGGCACGGCCATGTCGGGCACGACCATATCAGGCGGCACGAGCACCTCCGCCTCCCTGCCCTCGTACCTCTTTGCAGGGGAGGCCGGAAGCCCGAGACAGTCTCGCGCTAAGAAGAGGGCCCTCTCCATGTCGCCTCTGTCGGACGTCATGGGCACTGACTTCAACTCCATCATACGCACCTCGCCTACCTCACTCGTGGCGTATATCAATGGCTCCCGCAGCTCTCCGGCCTCCCACGCCACGCTCTCGCCTGTTCAGTCGGACAGTTACGGTCACTTGCTGGGGGTGCGAGGCCGCTGCATCCCCCAGACCCACCCCAGCAACGCGCCAGGTCCTTCACAGGCTCTGGCCCCACAATCGGAGTGTGACCGTATGCAGATGCTTGAAGAGGGAGGGGGTCTTGAGGGCCAGATGGCTAACATGGTGGTGGAGCAGCAGTGCCTCCCAGATGAAGGAGGGTCGCCGGAAAAAAATTCACACAGGCACAGCCAAACAACCAACAATACGCTTCCACGCCTACAATTAGAGCCAGCTCTGCTGACCACAGTCCAAGAAGCTGCCATTCCACAGGGGCCTCCGCCACCCTACCACTCACACCAGCACACCCACATCTCCAGGCATCATAGCAAAATAAAGACCCCTTCTAACGACCCCGCCACAAAAGCTCTCATGGTTCCTCCCAGGCACGGGGTCAGCTTTTTACCCCAAATCCCAAtgctggaggaagaagaaggagagttTGAGGACTATGGGACCCACTGCTGCAGGTGGTTGGACTGCAGTGCAGTCTATGACCAAAAGGAGGAGCTGGTAAGGCACATAGAAAAGCTACATGTGGACCAACGGAAAGCCGAGGATTTTACTTGTTACTGGATGGGCTGTCCGCGCAACTTCAAGCCCTTCAACGCCCGATACAAGCTTCTCATCCACATGAGGGTCCATTCGGGAGAGAAACCCAACAAGTGTTCG TTCGAGGGCTGCAAGAAGGCTTTCTCCCGGCTGGAGAATCTAAAGATCCACCTGCGCAGCCACACGGGGGAGAAGCCCTATCTCTGTCAGCACCCGGGATGCCACAAGGCCTTCAGCAACTCCAGTGACAGAGCTAAGCACCAGCGCACACACCTGGACACT AAGCCGTACGCGTGCCAGGTGCCCGGCTGTGCAAAGCGCTACACCGATCCCAGCTCGTTGAGGAAACACATGAAGTCCCACTCAACTAAAGAGCGACAGTTGCGGAAGAAG ATTAAGTCCGCGGCTGATGTGACCCAAGAGACGCTCACAGACTGTTTGACCATCCACCCTCTGCAGCCGAGTCTTTCTCCTCTGGCAAGGCTAGACAACAACTTGATCCCGTCCCCTGGTGCTTCCCATGACTCATACTCCG CTGCTCCACAGGGACAAGACTCCTACAGCGGTCCTCACCTGGCTCTGTTGTTCTCCTTACAGGAAAATTGCAG GTTTTGGCGTCCACGTTCAAGCCGAGCACGCGGCTGCTAA